A stretch of Telopea speciosissima isolate NSW1024214 ecotype Mountain lineage chromosome 11, Tspe_v1, whole genome shotgun sequence DNA encodes these proteins:
- the LOC122645912 gene encoding 60S ribosomal protein L26-1-like produces MKYNPRVSSSRRKCRKAHFTAPSSVRRVLMSSPLSSDLRNKYNVRSVPVRKDDEVQVVRGTYKGREGKVVQVYRRKWVIHVERITREKVNGSTVNVGINPSKVIVTKLKLDKDRKALLDRKAKGRAADKAKGKFTAEDVAAAAGPSLQEID; encoded by the coding sequence ATGAAGTACAATCCAAGGGTCTCGAGTTCGAGGCGCAAATGCCGAAAGGCACATTTCACTGCACCGTCGAGTGTGCGTCGTGTGTTGATGAGTTCCCCTCTATCCTCAGACCTGAGAAACAAATACAACGTCAGATCGGTCCCTGTTCGGAAAGACGACGAGGTCCAGGTCGTCAGGGGAACctacaaaggaagagaaggtaaGGTAGTTCAGGTGTACCGTCGCAAATGGGTCATCCATGTAGAGCGCATCACCCGGGAGAAGGTTAATGGATCCACCGTCAACGTTGGCATCAACCCTTCGAAAGTTATCGTCACGAAGCTCAAGCTAGACAAGGATCGCAAAGCCCTCCTCGATCGTAAGGCCAAGGGTCGCGCAGCAGACAAGGCCAAGGGAAAGTTCACTGCCGAGGATGTCGCCGCCGCCGCTGGACCCTCTCTTCAAGAGATCGATTAG